The Brachyhypopomus gauderio isolate BG-103 chromosome 1, BGAUD_0.2, whole genome shotgun sequence genome includes a window with the following:
- the LOC143482312 gene encoding homeobox protein Hox-C12a-like, translated as MGEHNLLNTGIVGPLVNIHTGDTFYLPNFRASGGQLAGLPSLPYPRRDNVCSLPWSQSEQCNGYTQSFFSNPVSLNPTFNRACEITRQEENKCFYSCGGCTVNGGGNNRENFADSSNIKRDERAGDDSSVSITPEHGLHNSNMMGGGRIYSKYEYGPTVENLTQDPPSCNSMESDSGSSQNEGGKAPGILTHALPSLGPPANGTAPGGGATWYPVHTRTRKKRKPYSKLQLAELESEFMLNEFITRQRRRELSDRLNLSDQQVKIWFQNRRMKKKRLLLREQALSFF; from the exons ATGGGCGAGCATAACCTTCTTAATACCGGGATTGTGGGACCTTTGGTAAACATCCACACCGGAGACACGTTTTACCTCCCCAACTTTCGTGCTTCTGGGGGACAGCTGGCGGGTCTACCTTCCCTCCCTTACCCAAGAAGGGACAATGTTTGCTCCCTACCTTGGAGTCAGTCGGAGCAGTGCAACGGATACACTCAGTCCTTCTTTAGCAACCCCGTCTCCCTGAACCCCACATTTAACAGAGCATGTGAGATTACACGGCAAGAAGAGAACAAATGCTTTTACAGCTGTGGTGGATGCACAGTCAATGGTGGAGGTAATAACCGGGAAAACTTCGCCGACAGTTCAAACATTAAACGTGATGAAAGGGCAGGAGACGATTCGTCAGTGTCTATAACGCCAGAGCACGGACTGCACAATTCGAATATGATGGGCGGTGGTAGGATTTACTCTAAATACGAGTACGGACCCACTGTCGAGAATCTGACGCAAGACCCGCCATCCTGTAACTCCATGGAATCGGACTCTGGTTCGTCACAAAACGAAGGGGGCAAAGCCCCAGGCATCCTCACACATGCACTACCATCCCTTGGCCCACCCGCAAACGGAACAGCACCGGGCGGAG GTGCGACGTGGTACCCTGTGCATACACGAACCCGTAAGAAGCGCAAGCCCTACTCCAAACTACAGCTGGCCGAACTGGAGAGTGAATTTATGCTCAACGAATTCATCACCCGTCAGCGAAGGAGGGAGCTTTCGGACCGACTCAATCTATCGGACCAACAAGTGAAAATATGGTTCCAGAACCGCCGCATGAAGAAGAAAAGACTGTTGCTAAGAGAACAGGCTCTGTCCTTCTTTTAA
- the LOC143482399 gene encoding homeobox protein Hox-C13a-like: protein MTTSLVVHSHWADTLMYVYEKSPNENIPHKNQAMEGLSGNCTATHCRELISRPALGRHSGSILSHQGSVYPDLPAQDTARQCPAPQTSSGASLGYGYTFGSPYYGCRLSHSHSVNVQQKPCSYHPSEKYAEPSGLTEELSSRAKEFAFYPSFTGSYQTVPGYLDMSVMPGISAHPEPRHDTFIPMDGYNHWSLSNSWDGQVYCSKEQSQSSHLWKSPFTDVVPLQPEVNSYRRGRKKRVPYTKIQLKELEKEYASSKFITKDKRRRISNATNLSERQVTIWFQNRRVKEKKFVSKSKSNTHMQAT from the exons ATGACAACTTCGCTGGTCGTGCATTCACACTGGGCGGACACCTTGATGTACGTGTATGAAAAAAGCCCGAATGAAAATATTCCACATAAAAACCAAGCCATGGAGGGACTGAGCGGAAACTGTACTGCCACTCACTGCAGGGAACTGATCTCTCGACCTGCGTTGGGGCGCCACTCTGGAAGTATACTGAGCCACCAGGGCTCGGTTTACCCGGACCTACCCGCGCAGGACACCGCTAGGCAGTGTCCTGCCCCGCAAACATCCTCGGGGGCGTCGCTGGGTTATGGTTATACTTTTGGGAGCCCCTATTACGGATGCCGTCTGTCGCATTCACACAGCGTCAACGTGCAGCAAAAACCGTGCTCATACCATCCTTCCGAAAAATATGCGGAACCTAGCGGACTTACTGAAGAGCTCTCCAGCCGGGCCAAAGAGTTTGCTTTTTACCCGAGCTTTACCGGCTCTTACCAAACTGTCCCTGGCTATTTGGATATGTCTGTGATGCCAGGAATCAGCGCACATCCAGAACCACGGCATGACACTTTCATTCCAATGGATGGCTATAATCACTGGTCACTGTCGAACAGCTGGGACGGCCAGGTATATTGTTCCAAGGAGCAGTCTCAGTCAAGCCACCTCTGGAAATCCCCTTTTACAG ACGTGGTGCCACTGCAGCCGGAAGTCAATAGCTACCGCCGTGGCCGCAAGAAGCGGGTGCCTTATACCAAGATCCAGTTAAAAGAGCTCGAGAAAGAATACGCGTCCAGCAAATTCATCACCAAAGACAAGAGACGGCGCATCTCCAACGCTACTAACCTGTCCGAACGCCAGGTTACAATCTGGTTCCAGAACCGACGTGTAAAGGAAAAGAAATTCGTCTCTAAATCAAAATCAAACACCCACATGCAGGCCACCTGA
- the LOC143482461 gene encoding uncharacterized protein LOC143482461 produces the protein MENQTSVKVTPKAFHGHKPLEKLQVLFERRIQAEAILQCLRRRSFSFAPFPCSTIVPADSPLSKTFKFKLKGFCPDSSLQIAPFVKSQHECSVSQRLKHRHSAPTQTLCSSILLQGCVLLLQSTLGPLVTHTCSSFKTDWDYAHSIQPLKLFCAMHI, from the exons ATGGAAAACCAAACAAGTGTCAAAGTAACCCCTAAGGCCTTTCACG GGCACAAGCCATTGGAGAAGCTTCAAGTTCTCTTTGAAAGACGGATACAAGCTGAAG CTATTTTACAGTGTCTCAGAAGACGAAGTTTCTCCTTCGCCCCCTTCCCGTGCAGCACAATAGTACCCGCAGACAGCCCTCTGTCTAAGAcgttcaagttcaagttaaagggcttTTGTCCAGACAGCAGTCTCCAGATCGCACCA TTTGTGAAGTCTCAGCATGAATGTTCAGTATCACAGAGGCTCAAGCACAGACACTCTGCTCCAACACAGACACTCTGCTCCAGCATTCTACTCCAGGGTTGTGTGCTGCTTCTCCAGTCCACCCTGGGCCCACTGGTCACTCATACCTGCAGCTCATTCAAGACTGACTGGGACTATGCACACTCCATACAACCTTTGAAGCTGTTCTGTGCAATGCACATATGA